From a single Gavia stellata isolate bGavSte3 chromosome 15, bGavSte3.hap2, whole genome shotgun sequence genomic region:
- the LOC132318244 gene encoding SNF-related serine/threonine-protein kinase-like has translation MAGAQGCGEGKIAGLYDLERTLGKGHFAVVKLARHVFTGQRVAVKVIDKSKLAGEAAGQLLQEVRCMKLVQHPNVVRLYEVIDTHAKLYLILELGDGGDMFDHIMRHEGGLAEARAKHYFAQIVHAISYCHKLHVVHRDLKPENVVFFQEQGVVKLTDFGFSNRFQPGKMLTTSCGSLAYSAPEILLGDEYDAPAVDIWSLGVILYMLVCGHPPFQEANDSETLTMIMDCRYTVPPHVSAQCADLISRMLQRDPKQRASLEQIEGHAWLQGVDPSPASRCLLPLTSHKRVSEEEHEIILQAMTCGNIADRDTIQEALEADRYNHITATYFLLAERMLREKQEKQGHRLSLVYNLAKEVQSRTNLADTFGPVGSASGLLPFTEVPDGLATGSRLPPLPTGGDIGSRQPPRTLLKVPAVDTTITKSTPALQQICEEEEEEEEEEEGRPSAMERKSSSLNQEQMRAFLHARRLPGRGEVWGPGAELGGWGGRPGACWAGKGVSGCRGPTAMWGDRAEPPRREEDTEPGGSLAEPPGEKGAILMSRSSSAGVPRVLGAETTPTAFPGPTDKSPGPGSPTSQAPGGTEGGTETVIKLDPGKSKGGSLRDRLLQFPLCEKALAFKIRPGSKESLLSLGQFNCCHVI, from the exons ATGGCCGGGGCGCAGGGCTGCGGCGAGGGGAAGATCGCGGGGCTGTACGACCTGGAGCGCACGCTGGGCAAGGGCCACTTCGCGGTGGTGAAGCTGGCGCGACACGTCTTCACCGGGCAGCGGGTGGCCGTCAAGGTGATCGACAAGAGCAAGCtggcgggggaggcggcggggcagctCCTGCAAGAGGTGCGCTGCATGAAGCTGGTCCAGCACCCCAACGTGGTGCGCCTCTACGAGGTCATCGACACCCACGCCAAGCTCTACCTCATCCTGGAGCTGGGCGACGGCGGGGACATGTTCGACCACATCATGCGGCACGAGGGCGGGCTGGCCGAGGCGCGGGCCAAGCACTACTTCGCCCAGATCGTCCACGCCATCTCCTACTGCCACAAGCTCCACGTGGTGCACCGTGACCTCAAGCCCGAGAACGTGGTCTTCTTCCAGGAGCAGGGGGTGGTCAAGCTCACCGACTTCGGCTTCAGCAACCGCTTCCAGCCCGGCAAGATGCTCACCACCAGCTGCGGCTCGCTGGCTTACTCGGCGCCCGAAATCCTGCTCGGGGATGAGTACGATGCCCCGGCTGTCG ACATATGGAGCCTGGGGGTCATCCTCTACATGCTGGTGTGCGGCCACCCCCCCTTCCAGGAGGCCAACGACAGCGAGACCCTCACCATGATCATGGACTGCCGCTACACCGTCCCCCCGCACGTCTCGGCACAGTGCGCTGA TCTCATCTCCAGGATGCTGCAGCGGGACCCGAAGCAGCGAGCCTCCCTGGAGCAGATCGAGGGCCACGCGTGGCTGCAGGGGGTGGACCCGTCCCCCGCCAGCCGCTGCCTGCTGCCCCTCACCTCCCACAAGCGCGTGTCCGAGGAGGAGCATGAAATCATCCTCCAGGCCATGACGTGCGGGAACATTGCCGATCGGGACACCATCCAGGA GGCGCTGGAGGCCGACCGCTACAACCACATCACGGCCACCTATTTCCTGCTGGCGGAGAGGATGCTGCgggagaagcaggagaagcagggcCACCGCCTCAGCCTCGTCTACAACCTGGCCAAGGAGGTGCAGAGCAG GACCAACTTAGCGGACACGTTCGGCCCCGTGGGCAGCGCCAGCGGCCTCTTGCCCTTCACAGAGGTGCCAGACGGCCTCGCCACAGGCTCCCGGCTGCCCCCGCTGCCCACTGGAGGGGATATCGGCAgccggcagccccccaggaCCCTGCTGAAGGTCCCCGCCGTTGACACCACCATCACCAAGAGCACGCCGGCCCTGCAGCAGATCTgcgaggaggaagaggaggaggaggaggaagaggaggggaggccCAGCGCCATGGAGAGGAAGAGCAGCTCGCTGAACCAGGAGCAGATGCGAGCCTTCCTGCACGcccgccgcctgcccggccGCGGGGAGGTGTGGGGGCCCGGGGCCGAGCTGGGGGGATGGGGTGGGCGCCCAGGGGCgtgctgggctgggaagggagTGAGTGGGTGCCGGGGTCCCACCGCGATGTGGGGGGACAGAGCTGAGCCCcccaggagggaggaggacaCAGAGCCTGGGGGCTCCTTGGCAGAGCCCCCCGGGGAAAAGGGAGCCATCCTGATGTCccggagcagctctgctggggttCCCCGGGTGCTGGGGGCAGAGACGACCCCCACTGCCTTCCCAGGCCCCACGGACAAGTCCCCAGGGCCCGGGTCACCCACCAGCCAGGCCCCGGGGGGCACTGAGGGGGGCACGGAGACTGTGATCAAGCTGGACCCGGGCAAGAGCAAGGGCGGCAGCCTGCGGGACAGGCTCCTGCAGTTCCCGCTCTGTGAGAAAGCCCTGGCCTTCAAAATCCGGCCGGGCTCCAAGGAGAGCCTCCTCTCGCTGGGGCAGTTCAACTGCTGCCATGTCATTTAA
- the SETD6 gene encoding N-lysine methyltransferase SETD6, which translates to MASAPKRPKAAAGSSARGAGSADPLAGFLAWCGRAGVELSPKVRLSREGAVAGYGMLAAEELEGGEVLFTVPRSALLSQHTSSLRALLQAAQESLQSQSGWVPLLLALLHEYTASNSHWQPYFSLWQDFRSLDHPMFWPEEERTRLLQGTGIPEAVDKDLANIHLEYSSIILPFMESHPDIFDPKLHTLELYKELVAFVMAYSFQEPLEEEDEDEKGPNPPMMVPVADILNHVANHNANLEYSPQCLRMVTTRPISKGQEIFNTYGQMANWQLLHMYGFAEPYPGNTNDTADIQMVTVRKAALQRAKSEAQRQLVSEQWDFLCQLEMVGEEGAFVLGWDEVLTEEELSMTLKVLCMSEEEFKEYKEQDGWEDDSEEEENSTLSNEALSRLKTPCKKLLYDSVLLTLESYGSDLKAEQDLLSNKEAYEKLSRREQQALHVRYGQKRILHQLLELVC; encoded by the exons ATGGCGTCGGCGCCCAAGAGGCCCAAg GCGGCCGCGGGGAGCAGCGCCcggggggcgggcagcgccgaTCCCCTCGCCGGCTTCCTGGCGTGGTGCGGGCGGGCCGGGGTGGAGCTCAGCCCCAAG GTCCGGCTGAGCAGGGAGGGCGCGGTGGCGGGGTACGGGATGCTGGCGGCCGAGGAGCTGGAGGGGGGAGAGGTCCTCTTCACCGTCCCTCGCTCGGCACTGCTGTCCCAGCACACCAGCTCGCTCCgggccctgctgcaggcag CCCAGGAGTCCCTGCAGAGCCAGTCGGGCTGGGTGCCGCTCCTGCTGGCCCTGCTACACGAGTACACGGCCAGCAACTCCCACTGGCAGCCTTACTTCTCCCTCTGGCAGGACTTCAGGAGCCTGGATCACCCCATGTTCTG GCCTGAAGAAGAGCGAACAAGGCTCCTGCAGGGCACAGGCATCCCAGAAGCAGTGGACAAGGACCTGGCTAACATCCACCTGGAGTACAGCTCCATCATCCTGCCTTTCATGGAGTCCCACCCCGACATCTTCGACCCCAAGCTGCACACGCTGGAGTTGTACAAGGAGCTGGTGGCATTTGTCATGGCCTACAG CTTTCAGGAGCCtttggaggaggaagatgaagatgagAAGGGGCCCAATCCTCCGATGATGGTGCCTGTAGCAGATATTTTGAATCACGTGGCCAACCACAACGCCAACCTGGAATACTCCCCT CAATGTTTACGAATGGTTACAACACGGCCCATCAGCAAAGGACAAGAGATCTTCAACACGTACGGGCAGATGGCCAACTGGCAGCTCCTACACATGTATGGCTTCGCGGAGCCGTACCCTGGCAACACCAACGACACGGCCGACATCCAGATGGTGACAGTACGCAAGGCAGCACTGCAGC GTGCCAAAAGCGAAGCGCAGCGGCAGCTGGTCTCAGAGCAGTGGGACTTCTTGTGCCAGCTGGAGATGGTGGGGGAGGAAGGCGCCTTTGTGCTGGGCTGGGATGAGGTGCTGACAGAGGAAGAGCTGTCCATGACCCTGAAG GTGCTGTGCATGTCCGAAGAAGAATTCAAGGAGTATAAGGAACAAGATGGCTGGGAAGACGAcagtgaggaagaggaaaactCTACCCTTTCTAACGAGGCTCTCTCCAGACTTAAAACGCCTTGCAAGAAGCTCCTTTATGACAGCGTGCTGCTGACCCTGGAGTCCTACGGGTCAGACTTGAAAGCAGAGCAGGACTTGCTAAGTAACAAGGAAGCTTATGAGAAACTGAGTCGAAGGGAGCAGCAAGCTTTGCATGTGCGCTATGGACAGAAAAGGATCTTGCATCAGCTGCTAGAGCTGGTATGCTAG
- the AGRP gene encoding agouti-related protein, with amino-acid sequence MLNVLLLCCGLLQGIQAILATDFSHGHLQKVGGGLEGADRARYSSLLRKVKEVSAEPAGTLPRLGFEQMALEVQEADGDLMQRDGVLESQASSTELQAAGREERSPRRCVRLLESCLGHQVPCCDPCATCYCRFFNAFCYCRKISTSFPCGKN; translated from the exons ATGCTGAacgtgctgctgctgtgctgcggGCTGCTGCAGGGGATCCAGGCCATCCTCGCCACCGACTTCAGCCACGGCCACCTGCAGAAGGTGGGCGGCGGGCTGGAGGGAGCCGACAGAGCCCGCTACTCCAGCCTGCTACGGAAAGTCAAGGAGGTGTCTGCGGAGCCGGCGG GAACTCTCCCCAGGCTGGGGTTTGAGCAGATGGCCCTGGAGGTCCAAGAAGCCGATGGTGACCTCATGCAGAGAGACGGTGTGCTGGAATCGCAG GCATCGTCCACAGAACTGCAAGCTGCGGGCCGAGAAGAACGCTCCCCCCGCCGCTGTGTCCGCCTCCTGGAGTCCTGCCTCGGGCATCAGGTCCCCTGCTGCGACCCCTGCGCCACCTGCTACTGCCGCTTCTTCAATGCTTTTTGCTACTGCAGGAAAATCAGCACCAGTTTCCCCTGCGGCAAGAACTAG